In a genomic window of Gossypium arboreum isolate Shixiya-1 chromosome 7, ASM2569848v2, whole genome shotgun sequence:
- the LOC108487859 gene encoding transcription factor BEE 3-like isoform X2, protein MADFSAQSYRQPFPFLDIDPTMESLTQFAELNPQSFILDNSAFNFQTFFPLSINDSLFSNQASEGETMSGFIHNSNQSSVSAQPIFSAKTEMEEISNKRKALDISESSSGNSSSTSPQVSETGIKRRNNSGRGKRAKSNEKEMEKPKEVVHVRARRGQATDSHSLAERVRRGKINERLRCLQDIVPGCYKTMGMALMLDEIINYVQSLQNQVEFLSMKLTAASTYYDFNSESDAMERMQREKAEEAKELERLMREGYVGIGGVACFHSSSTYGPL, encoded by the exons ATGGCTGATTTCTCAGCGCAAAGTTATAGGCAACCATTTCCTTTCTTGGATATTGATCCTACCATGGAATCACTTACCCAATTTGCTGAGTTAAACCCCCAAAGTTTCATATTAGACAACTCAGCCTTCAATTTCCAAACCTTCTTCCCTCTCTCCATTAATGACAGCTTGTTCAGTAACCAAGCATCTGAAGGAGAAACCATGTCTGGTTTTATCCATAATAGCAACCAAAGTTCAGTGTCTGCTCAGCCCATTTTCAGTGCTAAAACTGAAATGGAGGAGATTAGCAACAAGAGAAAAGCATTGGATATATCAGAGAGTAGTTCTGGGAACTCATCATCAACATCTCCTCAGGTTTCTGAAACTGGGATCAAGAGAAGAAAT AATTCAGGAAGAGGGAAAAGAGCAAAAAGTAATGAGAAGGAAATGGAGAAACCTAAAGAAGTGGTTCATGTCAGAGCTAGAAGAGGTCAAGCTACTGACAGTCACAGTTTGGCAGAAAGG GTCAGAAGAGGGAAAATAAATGAGAGATTAAGATGCTTGCAAGACATTGTTCCAGGCTGCTACAAG ACCATGGGCATGGCATTAATGCTAGATGAGATAATCAATTATGTGCAGTCCTTGCAGAATCAAGTTGAG TTTCTTTCAATGAAGTTGACGGCAGCTAGCACATATTATGACTTCAACTCAGAGTCAGATGCCATGGAAAGAATGCAG AGGGAAAAAGCAGAGGAGGCAAAGGAGCTTGAAAGATTGATGAGAGAAGGATATGTTGGAATTGGAGGAGTAGCTTGTTTCCACTCATCATCAACATATGGTCCTCTTTGA
- the LOC108480275 gene encoding transcription factor MYB62-like — protein sequence MLSYTNSSKGDAEQLRRGTWSAEEDSLLIHYIARHGEGHWNLLAKRAGLRRTGKSCRLRWLNYLKPDVKHGNLTPQEECLILQLHSKWGNRWSKIAKYLPGRTDNEIKNYWRTRVHKQARHLKIDANSTPFQHVIRCCNWMPRLLPKMESLNQTSQHDQELMTMEQVPVQEQISGSTDIMSTISQVAESQTSPFSIISSNDDYTLAKYCYHDDNIDKNGCYYNLASTSAFEDLPYLDGDGHKQDYTCVNDGFADGLWSMGEL from the exons ATGTTATCCTATACAAATTCTAGTAAAGGCGATGCTGAGCAGCTTAGAAGAGGAACTTGGTCTGCTGAGGAAGACTCTCTCCTAATTCATTATATTGCTCGCCATGGCGAAGGCCACTGGAATTTGCTCGCAAAACGAGCAG GGTTGAGGAGAACTGGAAAGAGTTGCAGGCTGAGATGGCTAAATTATCTGAAACCAGATGTTAAGCATGGAAACCTTACTCCACAAGAAGAGTGTTTGATTCTTCAACTCCATTCCAAGTGGGGTAACAG GTGGTCAAAGATTGCAAAATATTTACCAGGAAGAACAGACAATGAGATAAAAAACTACTGGAGAACCCGTGTTCATAAACAAGCACGTCATCTAAAGATTGATGCTAATAGCACACCATTTCAACATGTTATTCGATGTTGTAATTGGATGCCAAGACTGCTTCCAAAAATGGAATCACTAAACCAAACTTCTCAGCATGATCAAGAATTAATGACAATGGAACAAGTGCCAGTACAGGAGCAGATTTCAGGATCTACGGATATCATGTCAACCATATCCCAAGTTGCAGAgtctcaaacaagtccttttagcATCATTAGTAGCAATGATGACTACACACTTGCAAAGTATTGCTACCATGATGACAATATTGATAAAAACGGTTGCTATTACAACTTGGCATCCACATCAGCATTTGAGGATTTACCATACCTGGATGGCGACGGCCACAAGCAAGATTATACTTGTGTTAATGATGGCTTTGCAGATGGTCTATGGAGCATGGGGGAACTATGA
- the LOC108487859 gene encoding transcription factor BEE 1-like isoform X1 gives MADFSAQSYRQPFPFLDIDPTMESLTQFAELNPQSFILDNSAFNFQTFFPLSINDSLFSNQASEGETMSGFIHNSNQSSVSAQPIFSAKTEMEEISNKRKALDISESSSGNSSSTSPQVSETGIKRRNVCNSGRGKRAKSNEKEMEKPKEVVHVRARRGQATDSHSLAERVRRGKINERLRCLQDIVPGCYKTMGMALMLDEIINYVQSLQNQVEFLSMKLTAASTYYDFNSESDAMERMQREKAEEAKELERLMREGYVGIGGVACFHSSSTYGPL, from the exons ATGGCTGATTTCTCAGCGCAAAGTTATAGGCAACCATTTCCTTTCTTGGATATTGATCCTACCATGGAATCACTTACCCAATTTGCTGAGTTAAACCCCCAAAGTTTCATATTAGACAACTCAGCCTTCAATTTCCAAACCTTCTTCCCTCTCTCCATTAATGACAGCTTGTTCAGTAACCAAGCATCTGAAGGAGAAACCATGTCTGGTTTTATCCATAATAGCAACCAAAGTTCAGTGTCTGCTCAGCCCATTTTCAGTGCTAAAACTGAAATGGAGGAGATTAGCAACAAGAGAAAAGCATTGGATATATCAGAGAGTAGTTCTGGGAACTCATCATCAACATCTCCTCAGGTTTCTGAAACTGGGATCAAGAGAAGAAATGTATGT AATTCAGGAAGAGGGAAAAGAGCAAAAAGTAATGAGAAGGAAATGGAGAAACCTAAAGAAGTGGTTCATGTCAGAGCTAGAAGAGGTCAAGCTACTGACAGTCACAGTTTGGCAGAAAGG GTCAGAAGAGGGAAAATAAATGAGAGATTAAGATGCTTGCAAGACATTGTTCCAGGCTGCTACAAG ACCATGGGCATGGCATTAATGCTAGATGAGATAATCAATTATGTGCAGTCCTTGCAGAATCAAGTTGAG TTTCTTTCAATGAAGTTGACGGCAGCTAGCACATATTATGACTTCAACTCAGAGTCAGATGCCATGGAAAGAATGCAG AGGGAAAAAGCAGAGGAGGCAAAGGAGCTTGAAAGATTGATGAGAGAAGGATATGTTGGAATTGGAGGAGTAGCTTGTTTCCACTCATCATCAACATATGGTCCTCTTTGA